From the Senegalimassilia faecalis genome, one window contains:
- a CDS encoding YgiQ family radical SAM protein — MKQGNTGQGAGRKGAGAQGGRSGKPSRRGAAEPAKGAEASRKHGGSGGQRRGRGDARGGADKRARGKRDEARDGVTRGVKHADRDARREATGKAKRAGAQGGKPKHTGKHGHGAERHGKQQTVMPDRSAFLPVNRADMQARGWDQCDFVFVCGDAYVDHPSFGMAIITRLLEANHYKVGVICQPDWRDPESIALLGEPRLGFLVSAGNMDSMVNHYTVAKKHRGADAFSPGGKMGLRPDRAAVVYGNLIRRTFKDTPIIIGGIEASLRRLAHYDYWSDKLKRSILLDSGADLVSYGMGEHSIVEIADALAAGLSVSDITFIDGTVYRAKSLEHVYDYELLPSFPSMQADNLEYARSFNVQYANSDPFTGKRLVEPYSDHEFVVQNPPSKPLTTSEMDAVYRLPYARTYHPMYEEAGGVPAIREVKFSLTSNRGCFGECAFCALTFHQGRIVQVRSHESIIEEAKLMIADPEFKGYIHDVGGPTADYRAPACDAQLRRGACRNKHCLSPQPCRKLNADHTDYLQLLRELRALPGVKKVFVRSGIRFDFALADKDGGRAFVRELCEHHVSGQLRVAPEHVSNAVLGVMGKPQHQVYEKFVKLFAEANEECGLKQFVVPYLMSSHPGSTLDEAVELAEYVRDMGFNPEQVQDFYPTPSTMSTAMYFTGVDPRTMERVFVPKSPHDKALQRALIQYRDPKNYELVLEALRRAGRLDLVGYGPKCLIRPHGGHVPAGRGAAKQGVAGLKNAASGKRGGVPRGHKR; from the coding sequence GTGAAACAAGGGAATACGGGGCAGGGCGCTGGACGCAAAGGCGCCGGCGCGCAAGGCGGACGAAGCGGCAAACCGTCGCGGCGCGGTGCTGCAGAGCCGGCAAAGGGTGCGGAGGCGTCGCGAAAGCATGGCGGCTCCGGCGGCCAGCGGCGTGGGCGCGGCGATGCGCGCGGTGGTGCGGATAAGCGTGCGCGTGGAAAGCGGGACGAGGCGCGCGACGGTGTGACGCGTGGCGTGAAGCACGCGGACCGCGATGCGCGCAGAGAGGCGACCGGCAAGGCAAAGCGTGCCGGCGCGCAAGGCGGCAAGCCGAAGCACACGGGCAAGCACGGGCACGGCGCGGAACGACATGGCAAGCAGCAGACGGTTATGCCTGATCGCAGTGCGTTTTTGCCGGTAAATCGCGCCGATATGCAGGCGCGTGGCTGGGATCAGTGCGACTTCGTGTTCGTGTGCGGCGACGCGTATGTGGACCACCCCTCGTTCGGCATGGCTATCATCACGCGCCTGCTAGAAGCGAATCACTACAAGGTCGGCGTGATTTGTCAGCCCGATTGGCGCGACCCCGAAAGCATTGCCTTGCTGGGCGAACCGCGACTGGGCTTCCTGGTTTCCGCAGGCAACATGGACTCCATGGTGAACCACTACACGGTGGCGAAGAAGCATCGCGGCGCCGACGCGTTTTCGCCGGGCGGGAAGATGGGCTTGCGGCCCGACCGCGCTGCCGTGGTGTACGGCAACCTTATTCGCCGTACGTTCAAGGACACGCCCATCATTATCGGCGGCATTGAGGCATCGCTGCGTCGGTTGGCGCATTATGATTACTGGTCGGATAAGCTCAAGCGGTCGATTCTGCTTGATTCTGGCGCTGACCTGGTTAGTTATGGCATGGGTGAGCATTCCATCGTCGAGATTGCCGACGCGCTGGCGGCGGGGCTTTCCGTGTCCGACATCACGTTCATCGACGGCACAGTATACCGCGCGAAGTCGCTTGAGCACGTGTACGATTACGAGCTTTTGCCCTCGTTTCCCAGCATGCAGGCCGACAACTTGGAGTATGCGCGCAGCTTCAACGTGCAGTACGCTAACAGCGACCCGTTCACGGGAAAACGCCTGGTGGAGCCGTATTCCGACCATGAGTTTGTGGTGCAGAACCCGCCGAGCAAGCCGCTGACCACCTCCGAAATGGATGCGGTGTACCGCTTGCCGTATGCGCGCACGTACCACCCCATGTACGAGGAAGCTGGCGGCGTGCCGGCCATTCGCGAAGTGAAATTCAGCCTGACCAGCAACCGCGGGTGCTTCGGCGAATGCGCGTTTTGCGCGCTGACGTTCCATCAGGGGCGCATCGTGCAGGTGCGCAGCCACGAGTCCATCATCGAGGAAGCGAAGCTGATGATTGCCGACCCCGAGTTCAAGGGGTACATCCACGACGTGGGCGGGCCGACGGCCGACTATCGCGCGCCGGCGTGCGATGCGCAGCTGCGCCGCGGCGCGTGCCGCAACAAGCATTGCCTTTCGCCGCAGCCGTGCCGCAAGCTGAACGCCGACCACACGGATTACCTGCAGCTTCTACGCGAGCTGCGTGCGTTGCCGGGCGTGAAGAAGGTGTTCGTGCGCTCGGGCATCCGCTTCGATTTCGCGCTGGCCGACAAGGACGGCGGGCGCGCGTTCGTGCGCGAGCTGTGCGAGCACCACGTCAGCGGTCAGCTGCGTGTGGCGCCCGAGCACGTGTCGAACGCGGTGCTGGGCGTGATGGGCAAGCCGCAGCACCAGGTGTACGAGAAGTTCGTGAAGTTGTTCGCCGAGGCGAATGAGGAATGCGGGCTGAAGCAGTTCGTGGTGCCGTACCTGATGTCGTCGCATCCGGGCAGCACGCTCGACGAGGCCGTTGAGCTGGCGGAATACGTGCGCGACATGGGATTCAACCCCGAGCAGGTGCAGGATTTCTACCCCACGCCGTCCACCATGTCCACGGCCATGTACTTCACGGGCGTCGACCCTCGCACCATGGAGCGCGTGTTCGTGCCGAAAAGCCCGCACGACAAGGCGCTGCAGCGCGCGCTTATCCAGTATCGCGACCCGAAGAATTATGAGCTGGTGCTTGAGGCGCTGCGCCGCGCCGGACGCCTTGACCTGGTGGGATACGGGCCGAAGTGCCTGATTCGCCCGCACGGTGGCCATGTGCCGGCCGGTCGCGGGGCGGCGAAGCAGGGTGTGGCCGGGCTGAAGAACGCCGCAAGCGGGAAGCGCGGCGGCGTGCCTCGCGGCCACAAAAGGTAG
- a CDS encoding DUF4013 domain-containing protein: MQKGYFKAAWNDIKQSEGWLGKMFLLGLLSLIPIFGQVVLFGYAYGWLRDIAWGVETPLPPRIFGNEDGQLYRRGLIVFVINTVFCLIAPGVVEGVFSVMAGRGLDTVSGAVFGGTGHVLSGNISGLFSLLILVIASLFYLVAAARASIYGRLGPGFQLSRLWAMMRHDTKGLVRVVCVGVALTVCMGAILGGFALGMGVVVAALTALGVWGSGGMASALAVMLFALAAMMVCLVALVVLSAASAFITIMTVRAMGYWVQQFDVPAWRGQDDPMPFEMASGQAQR; the protein is encoded by the coding sequence ATGCAAAAGGGTTACTTCAAAGCTGCATGGAACGACATCAAGCAATCTGAAGGTTGGCTTGGCAAGATGTTCTTGCTGGGATTGCTGTCCCTCATTCCCATTTTCGGCCAGGTGGTGTTGTTTGGCTATGCATACGGGTGGCTGCGCGACATCGCCTGGGGCGTGGAAACGCCGCTGCCGCCGCGTATCTTCGGCAACGAGGACGGCCAGCTGTACCGGCGCGGGCTGATCGTTTTCGTTATCAATACGGTGTTCTGCTTGATTGCCCCCGGCGTGGTGGAGGGCGTGTTCAGCGTTATGGCGGGGCGCGGGCTTGATACGGTATCGGGCGCGGTGTTTGGCGGTACGGGGCATGTACTGTCAGGGAACATCTCCGGGCTGTTCAGCTTGTTGATTCTGGTGATTGCTTCGCTGTTTTACCTGGTAGCGGCTGCGCGTGCGAGCATCTACGGGCGCTTAGGGCCCGGGTTTCAGCTGTCGCGGCTGTGGGCGATGATGCGCCACGACACGAAAGGCCTTGTGCGCGTGGTGTGCGTTGGCGTGGCGCTGACGGTATGCATGGGCGCGATCCTTGGCGGTTTCGCTCTGGGAATGGGCGTTGTGGTGGCTGCGCTTACAGCGCTGGGCGTGTGGGGAAGCGGCGGCATGGCAAGTGCGCTGGCGGTGATGCTGTTCGCGTTGGCGGCCATGATGGTGTGCCTGGTAGCGCTTGTGGTGCTTTCGGCGGCATCCGCGTTTATCACCATCATGACCGTGCGTGCCATGGGATACTGGGTGCAGCAATTTGATGTTCCGGCATGGCGCGGTCAAGATGACCCCATGCCGTTTGAGATGGCGTCGGGCCAGGCGCAAAGATAG
- the ligA gene encoding NAD-dependent DNA ligase LigA — protein sequence MADEQAKEQQSLLSEKALAEATSDPAARIEALRREIEHNSYLYYAKDAPAISDAAFDSLMHELRALEAAHPELIDPSSPTQRVGGYVGDQFAPIQHERRMYSLDDAMGAEELDEWLDRVREFFGSIPELVCELKIDGSSVAFTYENGRLMRAATRGDGTTGEDITVNVRTVKDVPLRLRADADDGIRDTGVPIELRGECYMPKASFEALNASAEANGKQPFANPRNAAAGSLRQKDPQITAHRDLSTFVYAVGDERKLAVETQWDLLQWLGRAGFHVNPDIALVHSAEEVHEFCRKSLERRDALPYDIDGVVVKVNSFAQQEAMGYTARAPRWAIAFKFPPEEKTTLLRDITVQVGRTGKLTPVAEMDPVLVAGSTVARATLHNEDEVRRKDVRVGDTVIVRKAGDVIPEVLGPVESLRPADAVPWNMPAVCPSCGSPVVREEGEADYRCISIDCPAQALERLLHWASRGAMDIDGMGEEVVRRLVESGRVSDVADYYTLDEVELAQLDMGRTNKEGEPIRLGHTVAKKLVAAIDESRTRPFARPLFGLGMRHVGKTMAETLARAFPSMEALMAASEEELAAVDGVGPKIAHSTYLFLRTPDNVQVIERLAKHGVRLADDVEAAAADALPQTLEGLTFVLTGSLVQSGMTRDEAGAALKARGAKVSGSVSKKTSYVVAGEAAGSKYDKAVALGVPVLDEPALLAILETGEVPEVAGE from the coding sequence ATGGCGGATGAACAGGCAAAAGAGCAGCAGTCGCTTCTGAGCGAGAAGGCGCTGGCCGAGGCGACAAGCGATCCGGCGGCGCGCATCGAGGCGCTGCGCCGCGAGATCGAGCACAACAGCTACCTGTACTACGCCAAGGACGCGCCGGCTATCAGCGACGCGGCGTTCGACTCGCTGATGCACGAGCTGCGTGCGCTTGAGGCGGCGCACCCCGAGCTTATCGACCCGTCAAGCCCCACGCAGCGTGTCGGCGGCTACGTGGGCGACCAGTTCGCGCCCATCCAGCACGAGCGCCGCATGTACTCGCTTGACGACGCCATGGGCGCCGAAGAGCTTGACGAGTGGCTTGACCGCGTGCGCGAGTTCTTCGGCAGCATCCCTGAGCTGGTGTGCGAGCTGAAGATCGACGGTTCGTCGGTGGCGTTCACGTATGAGAACGGCCGGCTTATGCGCGCGGCTACGCGCGGCGACGGCACCACGGGTGAGGACATCACCGTGAACGTGCGCACCGTGAAGGACGTGCCGCTGCGTCTGCGGGCCGACGCCGACGACGGTATCCGCGATACCGGCGTGCCTATCGAGCTGCGCGGCGAGTGCTACATGCCGAAGGCCAGCTTCGAGGCGTTGAACGCATCGGCCGAGGCCAACGGCAAGCAGCCGTTCGCCAACCCGCGCAACGCCGCCGCCGGCAGCCTTCGCCAGAAGGACCCGCAGATCACGGCGCACCGCGACCTTTCCACGTTCGTGTACGCTGTGGGCGATGAGCGCAAGCTGGCCGTGGAAACGCAGTGGGACCTGCTGCAATGGCTGGGCCGCGCCGGTTTCCACGTGAACCCCGACATCGCGCTGGTGCACAGCGCCGAGGAGGTGCATGAGTTCTGCCGCAAAAGCCTGGAACGTCGCGACGCGCTGCCGTACGACATCGACGGCGTGGTGGTGAAGGTGAACTCGTTCGCGCAGCAGGAGGCCATGGGCTACACGGCGCGCGCGCCGCGCTGGGCCATCGCGTTCAAGTTCCCGCCCGAGGAGAAGACGACGCTGCTGCGCGACATCACCGTGCAGGTGGGACGCACGGGCAAACTGACGCCGGTGGCCGAGATGGACCCGGTGCTGGTGGCGGGCTCGACCGTGGCGCGCGCGACGCTGCACAACGAGGACGAGGTGCGTCGCAAGGACGTGCGCGTGGGCGACACCGTCATCGTGCGAAAGGCCGGCGACGTGATTCCCGAGGTGCTGGGGCCGGTGGAGTCGCTGCGCCCGGCCGATGCCGTGCCGTGGAACATGCCCGCGGTGTGCCCGAGCTGCGGCAGTCCCGTGGTGCGCGAGGAAGGCGAGGCCGATTACCGCTGCATTTCCATCGATTGCCCCGCTCAGGCGCTTGAGCGCTTGCTGCATTGGGCCAGCCGCGGAGCCATGGACATCGACGGCATGGGCGAGGAAGTGGTGCGCCGGCTGGTGGAGTCGGGCCGCGTGAGCGACGTGGCGGACTACTACACGCTTGACGAGGTGGAACTGGCGCAGCTGGACATGGGCCGTACGAACAAGGAGGGCGAGCCCATCCGCCTGGGGCACACGGTGGCGAAGAAGCTGGTGGCGGCCATCGACGAGTCGCGTACGCGCCCGTTCGCCCGCCCGCTGTTCGGCCTGGGCATGCGCCACGTGGGCAAGACCATGGCCGAAACGCTGGCGCGCGCGTTCCCGAGCATGGAGGCGCTGATGGCGGCAAGCGAGGAAGAGTTGGCGGCCGTGGACGGCGTGGGCCCGAAGATTGCGCACTCCACGTACCTGTTCCTGCGCACGCCCGACAACGTGCAGGTCATCGAACGGTTGGCGAAGCACGGCGTGCGCCTGGCCGACGACGTTGAGGCCGCGGCGGCCGACGCGCTGCCGCAAACGCTCGAGGGGCTGACGTTCGTGCTGACGGGCAGTCTGGTGCAAAGCGGCATGACGCGCGACGAGGCCGGCGCGGCGCTGAAGGCACGCGGCGCGAAGGTGTCGGGCAGCGTGTCGAAGAAGACGAGCTACGTGGTGGCCGGCGAAGCGGCGGGCAGCAAGTACGACAAAGCCGTGGCGCTGGGCGTACCCGTGCTTGACGAGCCCGCGTTGCTTGCGATTCTGGAGACGGGCGAAGTGCCGGAAGTTGCTGGGGAATAG
- the cysK gene encoding cysteine synthase A, with protein MTIHKSVSELIGKTPLVELTNYEKNHNLEATIVGKVELFNPAGSVKDRIAKAMLDDAEAQGKLNADTVIIEPTSGNTGIGLCAIAAARGNRVIITMPETMSVERRNLMKAYGAELVLTDGSKGMKGAIARASELAEEIPNSFIPSQFTNPANPAVHERTTGPEIWDDTDGKVDILVSGVGTGGTLSGTGKFLKSKNPDIKVVAVEPAGSPVLSEGHAGAHKIQGIGAGFVPDTLDQSVYDEVLPITDEEAFEAGRELAGKDGLLVGISSGAAVAAATKLAQRPENKGKLIVTILPDTGERYLSTAMFNF; from the coding sequence ATGACCATCCATAAGAGCGTTTCCGAACTGATCGGCAAAACCCCGCTGGTCGAGCTGACCAACTACGAGAAGAACCACAACCTGGAAGCCACCATCGTGGGCAAGGTGGAGCTGTTTAACCCCGCCGGTTCCGTGAAGGACCGCATTGCGAAGGCCATGCTTGATGACGCCGAGGCGCAGGGCAAGCTGAACGCCGACACCGTCATTATCGAGCCGACGTCGGGCAACACGGGCATCGGCCTGTGCGCCATCGCGGCCGCGCGCGGCAACCGCGTCATCATCACCATGCCGGAAACCATGTCCGTTGAGCGCCGCAACCTTATGAAGGCGTACGGCGCCGAGCTGGTGCTGACCGACGGCAGCAAGGGCATGAAGGGCGCCATCGCCCGTGCGTCCGAGCTTGCCGAGGAGATTCCGAACTCGTTTATCCCCAGCCAGTTCACGAACCCGGCCAACCCGGCTGTGCACGAGCGCACCACCGGCCCCGAGATTTGGGACGACACCGACGGCAAAGTTGACATCCTGGTGTCCGGCGTGGGCACGGGCGGCACGCTGTCCGGCACGGGCAAGTTCCTGAAGTCGAAGAACCCCGACATCAAGGTGGTTGCGGTGGAGCCGGCCGGTTCGCCGGTGCTGTCCGAGGGCCACGCGGGCGCGCACAAGATTCAGGGTATCGGCGCAGGCTTCGTGCCCGACACGCTGGACCAGTCCGTGTACGACGAGGTGCTGCCGATCACCGACGAAGAGGCGTTTGAGGCCGGCCGCGAGCTGGCGGGCAAGGACGGCCTGCTGGTGGGCATTTCCTCCGGCGCCGCAGTGGCCGCCGCCACGAAACTGGCGCAGCGCCCCGAGAACAAGGGCAAGCTGATCGTGACCATCTTGCCCGACACCGGCGAGCGCTACCTGTCCACGGCCATGTTCAACTTCTAG
- a CDS encoding Tat pathway signal sequence, producing MKQTSGFESLIDALKQSGFDMGAGFGGPQSGPTAGSEGGSQQGGASPFGGGAGNPFAGFGGHGGSGGKGGDADFSFGDKMGQMSKKALVILAILLIVVLLVAYWWFHPPINVRSTDTWLFVAVFVLLPLFVFWRAKSRTYETGNSKVDPSRTKAKAFKVASWVPAVIALVGVLGAVASLSIFPGNAAKYANVLQTQDADFAQDIQQVDYSEIPIIDRDSAALLGNRAMGNIPEYVSQFEIAGTYSQINYQGTPVRVSPLGYADLFKWLTNRAEGIPAYALVDMTTQDAQIVKLGDRAIFYSRSEPLARNIDRYVQLKYPFYMFDEKSFEIDEDGQPWWICPVQTRTIGLFGGTTIERVVMVNATTGECTDLSIDDVPQWVDRAYPAELLIQQYNWSGKYQDGWLNSWLGQKNVVQTTPGTDGNVGYNYIAKDDDVWVYTGVTSATADNSIVGFVLVNQRTAESHYYPVAGATEESAMQSAEGAVQNLRYSATFPILINVSEQPTYFMALKDNAGTVKKFAMVDIQHYQNVATGDTVAETQKSYQAMLATSGALSTDAAEANMEEATGVIRSMTQAVMDGNSHFYVTLDGVDGIFDFAIPGQLGIVGYKEGDTITFKYVKGDTTNSVQEIDTSKNSATIDKPSSGDAAKTDDKSAETADTVKA from the coding sequence GTGAAACAGACATCCGGGTTTGAATCGCTCATCGATGCCCTCAAACAGTCGGGCTTCGACATGGGCGCGGGATTCGGTGGGCCGCAGAGCGGTCCGACCGCCGGCAGCGAAGGAGGGTCGCAGCAAGGCGGCGCAAGCCCGTTCGGCGGCGGCGCGGGAAACCCGTTCGCGGGCTTCGGTGGCCATGGCGGCTCGGGCGGCAAAGGCGGCGACGCCGATTTCTCGTTCGGTGACAAAATGGGCCAGATGAGCAAGAAAGCGCTGGTCATCCTTGCCATTCTGCTGATTGTGGTGCTGCTGGTTGCCTACTGGTGGTTCCATCCGCCCATCAACGTCCGTAGCACCGACACGTGGCTGTTCGTGGCCGTGTTCGTGCTGCTGCCGCTGTTTGTGTTCTGGCGCGCAAAATCGCGCACGTACGAAACGGGCAACAGCAAGGTTGATCCCAGCCGCACGAAGGCCAAGGCGTTCAAGGTCGCATCGTGGGTGCCGGCGGTCATCGCGCTGGTGGGCGTGCTGGGCGCCGTGGCGTCGCTGTCCATTTTCCCGGGCAACGCCGCCAAATACGCCAACGTGCTGCAAACGCAGGACGCCGACTTCGCGCAGGATATCCAGCAGGTCGACTACTCCGAGATTCCCATCATCGACCGCGATTCCGCGGCGCTTCTGGGCAATCGCGCCATGGGCAACATTCCCGAGTACGTCAGCCAGTTCGAGATTGCGGGTACGTATAGCCAGATCAACTACCAGGGCACGCCCGTGCGCGTGAGCCCGCTGGGCTATGCCGACCTGTTCAAGTGGCTGACGAACCGAGCCGAGGGCATCCCGGCGTACGCGCTGGTGGATATGACCACGCAGGATGCGCAGATCGTGAAGCTGGGCGACCGCGCCATCTTCTATTCGCGTTCCGAGCCTTTGGCCCGCAACATCGACCGTTACGTGCAGCTGAAGTACCCCTTCTACATGTTCGATGAGAAGTCGTTCGAAATCGACGAGGACGGCCAGCCCTGGTGGATCTGTCCGGTGCAGACGCGTACCATCGGCCTGTTCGGTGGCACCACCATCGAGCGCGTGGTCATGGTGAACGCCACCACGGGCGAATGCACGGACTTGTCCATCGACGATGTGCCCCAATGGGTCGACCGCGCTTATCCGGCCGAGCTGCTTATCCAGCAGTACAACTGGTCGGGCAAGTACCAGGACGGCTGGCTGAACAGTTGGCTGGGCCAGAAGAACGTGGTGCAGACCACGCCGGGCACCGATGGCAACGTGGGCTACAACTACATCGCCAAGGACGATGACGTGTGGGTGTACACGGGCGTGACGTCGGCAACGGCGGACAACTCCATCGTGGGCTTCGTGCTGGTGAACCAGCGCACGGCCGAGTCGCACTACTACCCGGTGGCCGGCGCTACCGAGGAATCGGCCATGCAGTCGGCCGAAGGCGCGGTGCAGAACCTGCGTTACTCCGCAACGTTCCCCATCCTGATCAACGTTTCCGAGCAGCCGACGTACTTCATGGCGTTGAAGGATAACGCGGGCACCGTGAAGAAGTTCGCAATGGTGGACATCCAGCATTACCAGAACGTTGCCACGGGCGACACGGTTGCGGAAACGCAGAAGTCGTACCAGGCCATGTTGGCAACCAGCGGCGCGCTGTCCACGGATGCGGCCGAAGCGAACATGGAGGAGGCCACGGGCGTCATCCGCAGCATGACGCAGGCGGTCATGGACGGCAACTCGCACTTCTACGTAACGCTTGACGGCGTGGACGGCATCTTCGACTTCGCCATCCCGGGGCAGCTGGGCATCGTGGGCTACAAGGAAGGCGACACCATCACGTTCAAATATGTGAAGGGCGACACCACAAATTCGGTGCAGGAAATTGACACCTCGAAGAATTCTGCTACTATAGATAAGCCTTCATCGGGCGATGCTGCGAAGACGGACGACAAGTCCGCGGAAACAGCCGATACCGTGAAGGCGTAA
- a CDS encoding HdeD family acid-resistance protein, translating to MSASKHDWGLVFAGIALAVAGLFCLAAPGLTIVTIAAVVGAFFLVAGVFDIIGYVRFRNIMPRSGWELAYAIVDVLLGLVFLLHPLAFSAVVPWLVGLCFVAFAIFEIVAAVKAKGFGVPMWGWPLFSGVLNALCGIAFFVWPEMLSVFLAMILLVRAASLIVYGWNAGRYIAL from the coding sequence ATGAGTGCAAGCAAGCATGACTGGGGCTTGGTGTTCGCGGGCATCGCGCTGGCGGTGGCCGGGCTGTTCTGCCTGGCGGCGCCGGGGCTGACCATCGTGACCATCGCGGCGGTTGTCGGCGCGTTTTTCCTGGTGGCGGGCGTGTTCGACATCATCGGGTATGTGCGTTTCCGCAACATCATGCCGCGCAGCGGCTGGGAGTTGGCGTACGCGATTGTCGACGTGCTGCTGGGCCTGGTGTTCCTGTTGCATCCGCTGGCGTTTTCCGCCGTGGTGCCGTGGCTGGTGGGGTTGTGCTTTGTGGCCTTCGCCATCTTCGAGATTGTGGCGGCAGTGAAAGCGAAGGGCTTCGGCGTGCCTATGTGGGGATGGCCCCTGTTCAGCGGCGTGTTGAATGCCCTGTGCGGCATCGCGTTTTTCGTGTGGCCTGAAATGCTCAGCGTGTTTCTGGCAATGATTCTGCTGGTGCGTGCGGCAAGCCTGATTGTGTACGGCTGGAACGCGGGGCGCTACATCGCGCTGTAG
- a CDS encoding RrF2 family transcriptional regulator, with translation MKISTKGLYAVRLMLYLAEHDGAGPVSLKEVSDSLGISKKYLEQIVSNVVTAKLVRSIRGAAGGYQLAKPASVITVLDVLRVTEGSLAPASCLEDDTFECNMPVPCMELGVWRGLYKVINEYLGGITLQSIIDEHSAVAADSYSI, from the coding sequence ATGAAGATATCGACGAAGGGCTTGTATGCGGTTCGCTTGATGTTGTACCTGGCCGAGCACGATGGCGCCGGGCCGGTTTCGCTCAAGGAAGTGTCGGATTCGCTGGGTATTTCGAAGAAGTACCTTGAGCAGATCGTGTCGAACGTGGTTACGGCGAAGCTGGTGCGCTCCATCCGCGGCGCGGCCGGCGGGTATCAGCTGGCCAAGCCGGCAAGCGTCATCACCGTGCTTGATGTGCTGCGGGTGACGGAAGGGTCGCTTGCGCCGGCATCGTGCTTGGAGGACGACACGTTCGAATGCAACATGCCGGTTCCGTGCATGGAGCTGGGCGTTTGGCGCGGGCTGTACAAGGTCATCAACGAGTATCTGGGCGGCATCACGCTGCAGAGCATCATCGACGAGCACTCAGCGGTGGCGGCGGACAGCTATTCGATTTAA
- the rplL gene encoding 50S ribosomal protein L7/L12 yields the protein MAVSREEIIEALKEMSLLEASELVKDIEETFGVSAAAPVAVAAAPAAGAAAAEEKTEFDVVLEGFGDNKIAVIKAVREITGQGLKEAKETVESAPSTIQEGVAKDKAEEIKKTLEDAGAAVTLK from the coding sequence ATGGCTGTTTCTCGCGAAGAGATCATCGAGGCTCTGAAGGAAATGTCCCTGCTCGAGGCTTCCGAGCTGGTCAAGGACATCGAGGAGACCTTTGGCGTGTCCGCTGCTGCTCCGGTTGCTGTTGCTGCCGCTCCGGCTGCTGGCGCTGCTGCTGCTGAAGAGAAGACCGAGTTCGACGTTGTGCTCGAGGGCTTCGGCGACAACAAGATCGCTGTCATCAAGGCTGTCCGTGAGATCACCGGCCAGGGCCTGAAGGAAGCCAAGGAGACCGTCGAGTCCGCTCCTTCCACCATCCAGGAGGGTGTTGCCAAGGACAAGGCTGAGGAGATCAAGAAGACGCTGGAGGACGCCGGCGCTGCTGTGACCCTGAAGTAA
- the rplJ gene encoding 50S ribosomal protein L10 — MPNAKNQSMLTAIKEDLEGAGAVWVVDACGLTVKEVEALRGAVREAGAAMKVYKNTVMRIALAESELPTLDDMLHGPSAFVFAGSDVAAAAKAVKEFAKTNENLQIKGGLMEGAAVSAEEVEAIASLPSREELYAHIAAAINGVAQGLATAINGVSRGLAQVTKAVADQKEAA; from the coding sequence ATGCCGAACGCAAAGAATCAATCGATGCTCACCGCGATCAAGGAAGATCTCGAGGGTGCCGGTGCTGTCTGGGTTGTCGACGCTTGCGGTCTGACCGTGAAGGAAGTCGAGGCTCTGCGTGGCGCTGTTCGCGAGGCCGGCGCAGCCATGAAGGTGTACAAGAACACCGTTATGCGCATCGCCCTGGCTGAGTCCGAGCTGCCGACGCTCGACGACATGCTGCATGGCCCCAGCGCATTCGTGTTTGCCGGCTCCGACGTGGCTGCTGCCGCTAAGGCCGTCAAGGAATTCGCTAAGACCAACGAGAACCTGCAGATCAAGGGTGGCTTGATGGAGGGTGCTGCCGTCAGCGCAGAAGAGGTGGAGGCCATCGCTTCCCTGCCTTCTCGCGAGGAGCTGTACGCCCACATCGCCGCTGCCATCAACGGTGTTGCTCAGGGTCTGGCTACTGCCATCAACGGCGTGTCGCGCGGCCTGGCTCAGGTCACGAAGGCTGTTGCCGATCAGAAGGAAGCTGCGTAA